CAGGAAGCTGATGCTGTGCTTTACGTTGACCCATTTCAGAGATTGTCCAACCAGTCAGTGAGAGCAGTGAGAAGATCATTGTAGCAGAACCAGGTTCTTCATCATCTACTGAAACCATAGGCCTTCTGGACCAGCAGGGCAACAGACACAGAGCTCCAGACACCTCACTCAATATAGAACCTGAAAACCAGACGTTCCAGCATCCAGCGTCACAATACAACAGAGCAAGACAGGACCATCAGGTTGCTGAGGGTGTGACCTGGGAAACTGACCATCAACCCATAGAATACAGCCTGTCCCAATGGACAGAGAACCAAGAGACTGACAACCCAACTGTGAATGCTCCTCACAATGCAGGGCCAGACTCCAAGAGGTTGTCTGGACatccagagaggagaggggtgcctGGTAACTCTGGGGTCTGCATGTCTGCTTCAGGCTCTCTGGACTGGCTGCCTGATGTGGTGATGGTGGACTCAGTTCCCATTAAAGTGGAGGCAGATATGAGTTCAGAATGGAGCATAACTGGCCAAGAGGTGACATCTGGAGAGGTTTGTTCAGAAAGCAGGCAGCTTGTAgacaacagaggaagagggagaatggAGTCTGGACAGACAAAGTGTCCCCATGACACTCAAAACACAGAGCAAGCG
The Oncorhynchus tshawytscha isolate Ot180627B unplaced genomic scaffold, Otsh_v2.0 Un_contig_7504_pilon_pilon, whole genome shotgun sequence genome window above contains:
- the LOC112239199 gene encoding B-cell CLL/lymphoma 6 member B protein isoform X3 — translated: MQDVTNWRDAGLTGTDQDGGMQTADMQEAPLIKMENFHTSRTEEIVQPVSESSEKIIVAEPGSSSSTETIGLLDQQGNRHRAPDTSLNIEPENQTFQHPASQYNRARQDHQVAEGVTWETDHQPIEYSLSQWTENQETDNPTVNAPHNAGPDSKRLSGHPERRGVPGNSGVCMSASGSLDWLPDVVMVDSVPIKVEADMSSEWSITGQEVTSGEVCSESRQLVDNRGRGRMESGQTKCPHDTQNTEQATTLGSRSKMSDFNGLSTRNSFSSPRVTLHQVPQRGKPAPFPNFRGSTSSSKGIEKQQQQLMSHSTQRQLRCSLCGKLFHQLANLRSHMRVHTGEKPYGCSHCTKRFSHSHQLKMHERVHTGEKPFQCVYCGKCFTQSGHMKKHLLVHTGGRPQDVGLP